The following are from one region of the Mesorhizobium sp. B2-8-5 genome:
- the cpdR gene encoding cell cycle two-component system response regulator CpdR encodes MARILLAEDDDDMRRFLVKALERAGYQVSDFDNGASAYERLREEPFSLLLTDIVMPEMDGIELARRATEIDPDLKVMFITGFAAVALNPDSKAPKDAKVLSKPFHLRDLVNEVEKMLQAA; translated from the coding sequence ATGGCACGCATTCTGCTGGCGGAAGACGATGACGATATGCGCCGCTTCCTCGTCAAGGCGCTGGAGCGCGCCGGCTACCAGGTAAGCGATTTCGACAATGGCGCCAGCGCCTATGAGCGGCTGCGCGAGGAACCTTTTTCGCTGCTCCTGACCGACATCGTCATGCCGGAGATGGATGGCATCGAGCTCGCCCGCCGCGCCACCGAGATCGATCCGGACCTCAAGGTGATGTTCATCACCGGCTTTGCCGCGGTCGCGCTCAATCCCGATTCCAAGGCACCCAAGGACGCCAAGGTGCTGTCGAAGCCCTTCCATCTGCGCGATCTCGTCAACGAGGTCGAGAAGATGCTGCAGGCGGCCTGA
- a CDS encoding dihydrodipicolinate synthase family protein: MDIILPAANRGRVSYRLVGKPIEPSMGARFSRIAYAAAHVVADPIAMTNPWSRPAVDWDRTMAFRHHLWRLGFRIAEAMDTSQRGMGFDWASAKELIRRSIAEAKTVPGADLASGAGTDHLAPAAAKTVDDVIRAYEDQFAFIEGEGGKAIMMASRALAAVAKGPDDYARVYDRMLSQASGKVILHWLGDMFDPALKGYWGSNDFDSALDTVVAIIERHAGKVEGIKISLLDAEKEVLLRDRLPEGVVMFTGDDFNYPELITGDGKRHSHALLGIFDAIAPVANAALAKLAEGDKTGYDALMAPTVPLSRKIFEAPTEYYKAGIVFMAWLNGHQDHFTMVGGMQSARGICHYADVFRLSDQAGLLADPDLATARMKALLATAGV, translated from the coding sequence ATGGACATCATCTTGCCTGCGGCAAACCGCGGCCGGGTCAGCTACCGGCTCGTCGGCAAACCGATCGAACCGAGCATGGGCGCGCGATTTTCACGCATCGCCTATGCCGCCGCCCATGTCGTTGCCGATCCCATCGCCATGACCAATCCCTGGTCTCGGCCAGCGGTCGACTGGGACAGGACGATGGCGTTTCGCCATCATCTGTGGCGGCTCGGCTTCCGCATCGCCGAGGCCATGGACACGTCCCAGCGCGGCATGGGTTTCGACTGGGCGAGCGCGAAGGAACTGATCCGACGCTCGATCGCGGAGGCTAAAACGGTGCCGGGCGCCGACCTCGCATCGGGGGCGGGGACAGATCATCTGGCGCCGGCTGCGGCCAAGACGGTCGACGACGTCATCCGCGCCTATGAAGACCAGTTCGCCTTCATTGAAGGCGAGGGCGGCAAGGCGATCATGATGGCGAGCCGCGCTCTGGCGGCGGTGGCCAAGGGGCCTGACGATTATGCCCGCGTCTACGACCGCATGCTCTCCCAGGCGTCCGGCAAGGTCATCCTGCATTGGCTGGGCGACATGTTCGATCCAGCGCTTAAGGGCTACTGGGGCAGCAACGATTTCGACTCGGCGCTCGACACGGTCGTCGCCATCATCGAGCGGCATGCGGGCAAGGTCGAGGGCATCAAGATATCGCTGCTCGATGCCGAGAAGGAAGTGCTGCTGCGCGACCGGCTGCCCGAGGGCGTCGTGATGTTCACGGGCGACGATTTCAATTATCCGGAGCTGATCACGGGGGACGGCAAGAGGCATTCGCACGCACTGCTCGGCATCTTCGACGCCATCGCACCCGTGGCAAATGCCGCACTGGCGAAGCTGGCAGAAGGCGATAAGACCGGTTACGACGCGTTGATGGCGCCGACCGTGCCGCTGTCGCGCAAGATCTTCGAAGCGCCGACCGAATACTACAAGGCCGGCATCGTCTTCATGGCATGGCTGAACGGGCATCAGGATCATTTCACGATGGTCGGAGGCATGCAGTCGGCGCGCGGCATATGCCATTACGCGGACGTCTTCCGGCTCTCCGACCAGGCCGGCCTGCTGGCAGACCCCGATCTTGCTACCGCCAGGATGAAGGCACTGCTGGCGACGGCGGGCGTCTGA
- a CDS encoding DUF1330 domain-containing protein, which produces MKGYWLIVGTEISDQEAQAEYSRLWMPIGEKYQARTNTTKQPPLLVEARDAKRMVLVEFPSLEIAKACYADPDYEEAMRFALKASNRVLVMFEGDLE; this is translated from the coding sequence GTGAAGGGATACTGGCTCATCGTCGGAACCGAGATTTCGGACCAGGAGGCGCAGGCCGAGTACAGCCGCCTCTGGATGCCGATCGGCGAAAAATACCAGGCACGGACGAACACGACAAAGCAGCCGCCGCTGCTCGTCGAGGCGCGCGATGCCAAGCGCATGGTCCTTGTGGAATTTCCGTCGCTGGAGATCGCCAAGGCCTGTTACGCGGACCCGGATTATGAGGAAGCCATGCGCTTCGCGCTCAAGGCGTCGAACCGCGTGCTCGTGATGTTCGAAGGGGATCTCGAGTAG
- a CDS encoding alpha/beta fold hydrolase → MTDLFHRTEDNPAPQNAAGGFFTTRDGKKIRYGVFAAVSRPLQGTVVLLTGRNECIEKYFETIRDLADRGFSVAVLDWRGQGDSSRLLRDRQRGYVRSFRDYTRDLEQFFEEIVLPDCRGPYYILAHSTGAVIALLASPSMVNRVRRMVLLTPFLAVPDLPVSISTVRRVCAVFCALGLGWLYAALGPRPKVPPPFEMNKVTSDPGRYRRNVGIYEAWPQLALGGPTIRWLKAAAAAAEAVSDPDFMARVKVPMLIVAAGADRVVSTRAVEAYARKLRVGSLLMIDGAEHEILQEKDIYREQLLAAFDAFIPGTGDAP, encoded by the coding sequence ATGACGGATCTTTTCCATCGCACCGAAGACAATCCCGCGCCGCAGAATGCCGCAGGCGGCTTCTTCACCACGCGAGACGGCAAGAAGATCCGCTACGGCGTCTTTGCCGCTGTCAGCCGCCCGCTGCAGGGCACGGTGGTTCTGCTGACGGGGCGCAACGAATGCATCGAGAAATATTTCGAGACCATTCGCGATCTCGCCGATCGCGGCTTCAGCGTCGCTGTCCTCGACTGGCGCGGCCAGGGCGATTCCAGCCGCCTGCTGCGCGACCGCCAGCGCGGCTATGTCCGCAGCTTTCGCGACTATACGCGCGACCTCGAGCAATTTTTCGAGGAGATCGTGCTGCCTGACTGCCGTGGTCCCTATTACATCCTCGCCCACTCCACGGGCGCGGTGATTGCGCTGCTTGCCTCGCCATCGATGGTCAACCGCGTGCGCCGCATGGTGCTGCTGACGCCGTTCCTCGCGGTGCCCGACCTGCCGGTTTCGATAAGCACGGTGCGGCGCGTCTGCGCGGTCTTCTGCGCGCTGGGTCTCGGCTGGCTCTATGCCGCGCTCGGTCCGCGGCCGAAAGTGCCGCCGCCTTTCGAAATGAACAAGGTGACCTCGGATCCCGGGCGCTACCGACGCAATGTCGGGATCTACGAGGCCTGGCCGCAGCTCGCGCTCGGCGGCCCGACGATCCGCTGGCTGAAGGCCGCCGCTGCCGCCGCGGAAGCCGTCAGCGATCCGGATTTCATGGCCAGGGTGAAGGTGCCGATGCTGATCGTCGCCGCCGGCGCCGACCGGGTGGTCTCGACGAGGGCGGTGGAAGCCTATGCCAGGAAACTGCGCGTCGGCTCGCTGTTGATGATCGACGGCGCCGAGCACGAAATCCTGCAGGAGAAGGACATCTACCGCGAGCAGCTCCTGGCCGCTTTCGACGCCTTCATTCCGGGCACCGGCGACGCTCCCTGA
- a CDS encoding sulfite exporter TauE/SafE family protein, giving the protein MSDFSLLLTLIVAITFLLAGIVKGVTGMGLPTLAMGLLGTIMPPVTAASLLIVPSFVTNVWQLFAGPSFSAILRRLWLMMAGILIGTIAGSRLLASDNVKWTTAGLGAALIVYAAYSLLARQPTVSALAERWSSPFVGFLTGLVTGGTGVFVVPAVPYIQALGLSRDDLIQALGLSFTVSTIALALGLASHGAFEAGHLAMSSLAVLPALLGMWLGQVLRQKISPATFRRWFLIFLVLLGVELLLRPFLA; this is encoded by the coding sequence ATGTCCGATTTTTCCCTGCTGCTGACGCTCATCGTCGCAATCACTTTCCTGCTCGCCGGAATCGTCAAAGGCGTGACCGGCATGGGCCTGCCGACGCTAGCGATGGGCCTGTTGGGCACGATCATGCCGCCGGTGACCGCGGCATCGCTGCTCATCGTGCCCTCCTTCGTCACCAATGTCTGGCAGCTTTTCGCCGGCCCGAGTTTTTCCGCGATCCTGCGCCGGCTGTGGCTGATGATGGCGGGCATCCTGATCGGCACCATCGCCGGTTCGCGGCTGCTCGCCAGCGACAACGTCAAATGGACGACCGCCGGCCTCGGCGCGGCATTGATCGTCTATGCCGCCTACAGCCTGCTCGCGCGGCAGCCGACGGTGTCGGCACTCGCCGAACGCTGGTCGTCGCCGTTTGTGGGTTTCCTCACCGGCCTGGTCACGGGCGGCACCGGCGTCTTCGTCGTGCCTGCCGTCCCCTACATCCAGGCGCTGGGCTTGAGCCGCGATGATCTCATCCAGGCACTCGGCCTCTCCTTCACGGTGTCGACGATCGCCCTGGCGCTAGGCCTTGCCTCGCATGGCGCCTTCGAGGCCGGGCATCTGGCGATGTCCTCACTCGCCGTGCTGCCGGCCTTGCTCGGCATGTGGCTGGGGCAGGTGCTGCGCCAGAAAATCAGCCCAGCGACTTTCCGTCGATGGTTCCTGATCTTTCTGGTCCTGCTCGGCGTCGAGCTGTTGCTGCGGCCCTTCCTCGCCTAG
- a CDS encoding enoyl-CoA hydratase/isomerase family protein — protein sequence MAEHLVTFEQDGAVGNITLRRPDKFNALDIPMLRALEAALDEAELAEGVRAVLIGGEGKGFCAGGDVEAWGTMSAADFQVQWVRYGHRVFDRLARLRQPTIAVLSGHALGGGLELAAACDFRVAETQVKLGFPETSIGVVPGWSGTQRAVRRFGAQVVRRMALGGEILLAPDALAIGVVDRVVETGKAFDEAKAWAEKIAERGPLATEAAKLMIGIAEGEENAAATEALASGFIALTADLKTGVSAFKAKQKPAFSRS from the coding sequence ATGGCTGAGCATCTCGTCACCTTCGAACAGGACGGCGCCGTCGGCAACATCACGCTGCGGCGGCCGGATAAATTCAACGCGCTCGACATTCCGATGCTGCGTGCGCTCGAAGCAGCACTTGACGAAGCGGAACTGGCCGAGGGCGTTCGCGCCGTGCTCATCGGTGGCGAAGGCAAGGGCTTTTGCGCCGGCGGCGACGTCGAGGCCTGGGGGACGATGAGCGCGGCCGATTTCCAGGTGCAATGGGTCCGCTACGGCCACCGCGTCTTCGACCGGCTGGCGCGCCTGCGGCAGCCGACCATCGCGGTGCTGTCCGGCCATGCGCTGGGCGGCGGGCTGGAACTGGCGGCGGCCTGCGATTTCCGCGTCGCCGAAACCCAGGTGAAGCTGGGCTTCCCGGAAACCTCTATCGGCGTCGTGCCCGGCTGGTCCGGCACGCAGCGCGCCGTGCGCCGCTTTGGCGCGCAAGTGGTGCGGCGCATGGCGCTGGGTGGCGAGATTTTGCTGGCCCCTGACGCGCTTGCGATCGGCGTCGTAGACCGTGTCGTAGAAACCGGCAAGGCGTTCGACGAAGCGAAAGCTTGGGCAGAAAAAATCGCCGAGCGCGGGCCGCTGGCAACCGAGGCCGCCAAGCTGATGATCGGCATTGCCGAGGGCGAGGAAAACGCCGCCGCGACCGAGGCGCTGGCCAGTGGTTTCATAGCGCTCACCGCCGACCTGAAAACCGGCGTTAGCGCCTTCAAGGCCAAGCAGAAACCGGCCTTTTCGAGATCCTAG
- the hisN gene encoding histidinol-phosphatase, whose amino-acid sequence MDISTDFMRRIAHAAAAETLPRFRSQGVVTNKLAGSFDPVTEADREAERAIRALISAEYPEHGILGEEHGSQNLTSRHVWVIDPIDGTRAFISGVPVWGTLVGFTVDGDAVAGMMSQPFTGELFYANASGSHYEGPGGPRRLATRKTTDLAQATLFTTTPALFKGDARKRYDQFETKVQLARYGTDCYAFAMLAAGSVDIVADPGLKPYDIVALIPIIEKAGGVITTFEGGPAEKGGDVLAAATPELHAAAMAALRG is encoded by the coding sequence TTGGATATCAGCACCGATTTCATGCGGCGCATCGCGCATGCCGCCGCCGCCGAAACCTTGCCGCGCTTCCGCAGCCAGGGGGTGGTCACCAACAAGCTTGCGGGAAGCTTCGATCCGGTGACGGAGGCCGATCGCGAGGCGGAGCGCGCGATCCGGGCGCTGATTTCCGCCGAATATCCCGAGCACGGCATTCTCGGCGAGGAACATGGCAGCCAGAACCTCACCAGCCGGCATGTCTGGGTGATCGACCCGATCGACGGCACCCGCGCCTTCATTTCCGGCGTCCCGGTGTGGGGAACGTTGGTCGGGTTCACCGTCGACGGCGACGCGGTCGCCGGCATGATGTCGCAACCTTTCACCGGCGAGCTGTTCTACGCCAACGCTTCCGGCTCGCACTACGAGGGACCGGGCGGCCCGCGCAGGCTCGCGACCCGCAAGACGACCGACCTTGCGCAAGCGACGCTGTTCACGACCACGCCGGCCCTGTTCAAGGGCGATGCGCGCAAGCGTTACGACCAGTTCGAGACAAAGGTGCAACTCGCCCGCTACGGCACCGACTGCTACGCCTTCGCCATGCTGGCCGCGGGCAGCGTCGACATCGTCGCCGACCCGGGCCTGAAGCCCTACGACATCGTGGCGCTGATCCCGATCATTGAGAAGGCCGGCGGCGTCATCACCACTTTCGAAGGCGGACCGGCGGAAAAGGGCGGCGACGTATTGGCAGCGGCGACGCCCGAGCTTCACGCTGCGGCGATGGCGGCGCTGCGCGGCTGA
- a CDS encoding LacI family DNA-binding transcriptional regulator yields MASRAKATILDIAREAGVSKSTVSLVLQGSGLIRPETATKVRKAIEDVGYVYNRGAANLRKAHSNVIGMVINDLTNPFFAELAVGMERVFQAAGVVPFIANTAENPVRQEEVLKSLMEQGVAGLIVSPARGTTPGAFRRIETAGVPIVFAMRRLPDSRIPVIAPDNHRGAVLATEHLIRKGHRRLAFFGGSSDLVVYHERLGGFLEACETIGIPASDRLIVEGETSRKGGMACLETALAAAEPPTAALCFNDAVAFGAMLALRRRNLEAGADFAVVGFDDVAEAEHYSPALTSVAVDTAGLGERAAHVMLKMIQSRTTRAEDHIGAVSLVVRESSGPERNSQVGDAA; encoded by the coding sequence ATGGCCAGCCGGGCCAAGGCAACGATCCTGGACATCGCCCGCGAGGCCGGCGTGTCCAAATCGACGGTGTCGCTCGTGCTGCAGGGCAGCGGGCTGATCCGGCCTGAAACCGCGACCAAGGTGCGCAAGGCGATCGAGGATGTCGGCTATGTCTACAACCGCGGCGCCGCCAATCTGCGCAAGGCCCATTCCAACGTCATCGGCATGGTGATCAACGATCTCACCAACCCGTTCTTCGCCGAGCTTGCCGTTGGCATGGAGCGCGTCTTCCAGGCGGCGGGCGTCGTCCCCTTCATTGCCAACACGGCGGAAAACCCGGTGCGCCAGGAAGAGGTGCTGAAATCGCTGATGGAGCAGGGTGTCGCCGGACTGATCGTCTCGCCGGCGCGCGGCACCACGCCGGGCGCCTTCCGCCGCATCGAGACGGCCGGAGTGCCGATCGTCTTTGCCATGCGCCGCCTGCCCGACAGCCGCATCCCAGTGATCGCGCCGGACAATCATCGCGGCGCGGTGCTTGCCACCGAGCATTTGATCCGCAAGGGCCATCGCCGCCTGGCGTTCTTCGGCGGCTCGTCCGATCTCGTCGTCTATCACGAGCGCCTGGGCGGCTTCCTCGAGGCTTGCGAAACGATCGGCATTCCGGCCTCCGACCGGCTGATCGTCGAGGGCGAGACCAGCCGCAAGGGAGGCATGGCCTGCCTGGAGACGGCGCTCGCCGCAGCCGAACCGCCAACTGCGGCACTCTGCTTCAACGACGCGGTCGCCTTCGGCGCCATGCTGGCGCTGCGTCGTCGCAATCTGGAAGCAGGAGCGGACTTTGCCGTCGTCGGCTTCGACGACGTCGCCGAGGCCGAGCACTACAGTCCGGCGCTGACCAGCGTTGCCGTCGACACAGCGGGTCTCGGCGAACGCGCCGCCCACGTCATGCTGAAGATGATTCAGTCGCGCACCACGCGCGCCGAGGACCATATCGGCGCCGTCAGCCTGGTCGTGCGGGAAAGCAGCGGCCCGGAACGCAACAGCCAGGTGGGAGACGCGGCATGA
- a CDS encoding acyl CoA:acetate/3-ketoacid CoA transferase, with amino-acid sequence MSKVVSAAQAASLIKDGMVVSVSSSSGLGCPDAVLAAIGERFDAEGHPKAITTLHPIAAGDMYGIKGIDHLAKPGLLKRTLCGSYPSGPSSAEPPRIWKMIGDNSVAAYNVPSGILFDMHREAAAKRPGVLTKVGLDTFADPRHQGCAMNAAASEPIVSVEQFDGEEWLYFRAIVPNISIIRATTADERGNLTYEHEGAYLGGLEQALAARNNGGIVIAQVKRVVENGTLKPHDVRVPGVLVDHIVIAPDQLQTTQTPYDPAISGEIFRPLSSFRNAEMNVQKVIARRVAMELRDGMAVNIGFGISANVPRILLEEGQHGKVTWVIEQGAVGGVPLLDFKFGCASNAEAIMPSPHQFIYFQAGGFDASLLSFLQIDRHGSVNVSKLSARPHVTAGAGGFVDITARAKKIVFSGFFNANAKLSLANGAIRIDQEGKVKKVVEEVEHISFSGKRAVAQGQDITYVTERCVMKLTPDGLMVTELAPGIDLERDVLAQAEIPLGVANDLKVTPAALYQDRTIGLTLNGGASLGGAHG; translated from the coding sequence TTGAGCAAGGTTGTTTCCGCGGCCCAGGCCGCCAGCCTGATCAAGGACGGCATGGTCGTCTCTGTGTCGTCGTCGAGCGGCCTTGGCTGCCCGGACGCCGTGCTTGCCGCGATCGGCGAGCGTTTCGACGCGGAGGGCCATCCGAAGGCGATCACCACGCTGCACCCGATCGCCGCCGGCGACATGTACGGCATCAAGGGCATCGACCATCTCGCCAAGCCGGGTCTGTTGAAACGCACGCTTTGCGGCTCCTATCCGTCCGGCCCCTCCTCCGCCGAGCCGCCGCGGATCTGGAAGATGATCGGCGACAATTCCGTCGCCGCCTACAACGTGCCATCCGGCATCCTCTTCGACATGCATCGCGAGGCCGCCGCCAAGCGCCCGGGCGTGCTGACCAAGGTCGGCCTCGACACGTTTGCCGATCCACGTCACCAGGGCTGCGCCATGAATGCGGCGGCCAGCGAGCCGATCGTCTCGGTTGAGCAATTCGACGGCGAGGAATGGCTCTATTTCCGCGCTATCGTTCCCAACATCTCGATCATTCGCGCCACCACGGCCGACGAACGCGGCAACCTGACCTACGAGCATGAGGGCGCCTATCTCGGCGGCCTGGAGCAGGCGCTGGCGGCCCGCAACAATGGCGGCATCGTCATCGCGCAGGTCAAGCGCGTGGTCGAGAACGGCACGCTGAAGCCGCATGACGTGCGCGTGCCAGGCGTTCTGGTCGACCATATCGTCATTGCGCCCGACCAGTTGCAGACGACGCAGACCCCTTACGATCCGGCGATCTCGGGCGAAATCTTCCGACCGCTGTCGAGCTTCCGCAACGCCGAGATGAACGTGCAGAAGGTGATCGCGCGCCGCGTCGCCATGGAATTGCGCGACGGCATGGCGGTCAACATCGGCTTCGGCATCTCAGCCAACGTGCCGCGCATCCTTCTCGAAGAAGGCCAGCACGGCAAGGTCACCTGGGTGATCGAGCAGGGCGCGGTCGGCGGCGTGCCGCTGCTCGACTTCAAGTTCGGCTGCGCCTCCAACGCCGAGGCGATTATGCCTTCGCCGCACCAGTTCATCTACTTCCAGGCCGGCGGCTTCGACGCCTCGCTGCTCTCCTTCCTGCAGATCGACCGCCACGGCTCGGTCAACGTCTCGAAGCTTTCGGCAAGGCCGCATGTCACCGCCGGCGCCGGCGGCTTCGTCGACATCACGGCGCGGGCGAAGAAGATCGTCTTTTCCGGCTTCTTCAACGCCAACGCCAAGCTCTCGCTGGCCAATGGTGCGATCCGCATCGACCAGGAAGGCAAGGTCAAGAAGGTTGTCGAGGAGGTCGAGCACATCTCCTTCTCCGGAAAACGCGCCGTCGCGCAAGGCCAGGACATCACCTATGTCACCGAACGCTGCGTGATGAAGCTGACCCCCGACGGCCTGATGGTGACGGAGTTGGCGCCCGGCATCGACCTCGAGCGCGACGTGCTGGCGCAGGCCGAGATCCCGCTTGGCGTCGCCAACGACCTCAAGGTGACGCCGGCTGCGCTCTATCAGGACCGGACGATCGGCCTGACGCTCAACGGCGGCGCCTCGCTCGGAGGCGCGCATGGCTGA
- a CDS encoding Hsp20 family protein, which translates to MRHVDFSPLYRSTVGFDRLFTMLDSLGQPETAQTYPPYNIERTGENAYRISMAVAGFSEDEISIEAHRNVLTVKGERKEENNGEGSELLYRGIASRSFERRFQLADHVEVEGATLKNGLLFVDLKRNIPEELKPRKIAITQSSDKAKQIEAKAAA; encoded by the coding sequence ATGCGTCACGTTGATTTTTCCCCGCTTTATCGTTCGACTGTCGGCTTCGACCGGCTGTTCACCATGCTCGACTCGCTCGGCCAGCCCGAGACCGCGCAGACCTACCCGCCCTATAATATCGAGCGCACCGGCGAGAACGCCTATCGCATCTCGATGGCCGTTGCCGGCTTCTCCGAAGACGAGATCTCGATCGAGGCGCACCGCAACGTGCTGACCGTCAAGGGCGAGCGCAAGGAAGAGAACAACGGCGAGGGTTCGGAGCTGCTCTATCGCGGCATCGCCTCCCGCTCCTTCGAGCGCCGCTTCCAGCTGGCCGATCACGTCGAAGTGGAAGGCGCCACGCTGAAGAACGGCCTGCTCTTCGTCGACCTCAAGCGTAACATTCCCGAGGAGCTGAAGCCGCGCAAGATCGCGATTACCCAGTCTTCGGACAAGGCCAAGCAGATCGAGGCCAAGGCCGCCGCGTAA
- a CDS encoding N-formylglutamate amidohydrolase, with the protein MAISCHDAVLFPGSYKLKTAAEDFSVVPPFEIRSGAEQRVPFLFNSPHSGRHYPERFLAMARLDRNAIRRSEDCYVEELFGGAVALGAPLLAANFPRAYLDVNREPWELDPRMFAEPMPSFCNIRSARVAGGLGTVPKLVGEGLDIYPGRLPLAEAVGRVEAVYKPYHETLKRLLTRTHARFGYAVLIDCHSMPASIRVGDNGVRPDFIIGDRFGISASPALTEMAISLLVDMGYTVAHNKPYAGGFITEHYGRPARHLHALQIEVNRGLYMDERTFQKSASFDALACNLTRFSADLMSMPDHHFVDLPLAAE; encoded by the coding sequence ATGGCAATTTCATGCCATGATGCAGTGCTGTTTCCTGGTTCATACAAATTGAAGACGGCAGCCGAGGATTTTTCGGTCGTTCCACCCTTCGAAATCCGATCGGGCGCCGAACAGCGCGTGCCTTTCCTGTTCAACTCACCGCATAGCGGCCGCCACTATCCGGAGCGCTTCCTGGCCATGGCGCGGCTCGACCGCAACGCCATTCGCCGGTCGGAGGACTGCTATGTCGAGGAGCTCTTCGGCGGCGCCGTGGCGCTCGGCGCGCCGTTGCTGGCCGCCAATTTTCCGCGTGCCTATCTCGACGTCAACCGCGAGCCCTGGGAACTCGATCCGCGCATGTTCGCGGAGCCAATGCCGTCCTTCTGCAACATCCGCTCGGCGCGTGTCGCCGGCGGGCTCGGCACGGTGCCGAAACTGGTCGGCGAGGGGCTCGATATCTATCCCGGCCGGCTGCCGCTGGCCGAGGCGGTGGGACGCGTCGAAGCGGTGTACAAGCCCTATCACGAGACGCTTAAGCGGCTCCTGACCAGGACGCATGCCAGGTTCGGCTATGCCGTGCTGATCGATTGCCATTCGATGCCGGCCAGCATCCGCGTCGGCGACAATGGTGTGCGGCCCGACTTCATCATCGGCGACCGGTTCGGCATTTCAGCATCGCCGGCGCTCACCGAGATGGCCATCAGCCTGCTTGTCGACATGGGCTACACGGTCGCGCACAACAAGCCTTATGCCGGAGGCTTCATCACCGAGCATTATGGCAGGCCGGCAAGGCATCTGCATGCGCTGCAGATCGAGGTCAATCGCGGGCTTTACATGGACGAGCGGACGTTCCAGAAATCGGCCAGCTTCGACGCTTTGGCCTGCAACCTGACCCGCTTCTCGGCCGATTTGATGTCGATGCCCGACCATCATTTCGTCGATTTGCCGCTCGCGGCGGAATGA
- a CDS encoding Gfo/Idh/MocA family protein: MSVRWGLIGASTIARQFVIDAIRAQADGEVAAVMSSNPERAKTYAGENGIPTAVSTLDALLDADIDAVYISTTNELHLEQGLAAIKAGKHVLCEKPLALTSADARKMVAAAKAAGIVFGTNHHLRNAGAHRAMREAIAAGRIGKPVAARVFHSVYLPENLQGWRIAKPEAGGGVVLDITVHDADTLRFVLGDDPVEISAFTQSAGMAGGGLEDGAMCIWRFKSGVIAQSHEGFTTKFAGTGFEVHGSEGSLIATNVMTQKPVGSVLLRTAKGEEELSFDREDLYARSLRQFHAAIRGEGQPSATGEDGIWSLASAEAALQSAKTGKTVSIDPKLGSGN, translated from the coding sequence ATGAGCGTGCGATGGGGATTGATCGGCGCGAGCACGATCGCCAGACAGTTCGTGATCGATGCCATCCGCGCGCAGGCCGATGGCGAGGTCGCCGCCGTGATGAGCTCGAATCCCGAGCGCGCCAAGACCTATGCCGGCGAGAACGGCATTCCGACCGCCGTCTCGACCCTCGACGCGCTGCTCGACGCCGACATCGACGCCGTCTATATCTCGACCACCAACGAACTGCATCTCGAGCAGGGTCTTGCCGCAATCAAGGCCGGCAAGCATGTGCTGTGCGAAAAGCCGCTGGCGCTGACCAGCGCCGATGCCCGCAAGATGGTTGCGGCAGCCAAGGCCGCCGGCATCGTCTTCGGCACCAACCACCATTTGCGCAACGCCGGCGCCCATCGCGCCATGCGCGAGGCGATTGCCGCCGGTCGTATCGGCAAACCGGTCGCGGCGCGCGTCTTCCACTCCGTCTACCTGCCGGAGAACCTGCAGGGCTGGCGCATCGCTAAACCCGAGGCCGGCGGCGGCGTGGTGCTCGACATCACCGTGCATGATGCCGACACGCTGCGCTTCGTGCTCGGCGACGATCCTGTCGAGATTTCGGCCTTCACGCAGTCGGCAGGCATGGCCGGCGGCGGCCTGGAGGACGGTGCAATGTGCATCTGGCGCTTCAAGTCGGGCGTCATCGCGCAGTCGCATGAAGGCTTCACGACAAAATTCGCCGGCACCGGCTTCGAGGTGCATGGCTCGGAAGGCTCGCTGATCGCCACCAATGTGATGACGCAGAAGCCGGTCGGCTCGGTGCTGCTGCGCACGGCCAAGGGCGAAGAAGAATTGAGCTTCGACCGCGAGGACCTCTACGCCCGCTCGCTGCGCCAGTTCCATGCCGCGATCCGCGGCGAAGGCCAGCCTTCGGCCACTGGCGAGGACGGCATCTGGTCGCTGGCCTCCGCCGAAGCGGCTTTGCAGTCGGCGAAGACCGGCAAGACTGTTTCGATCGATCCGAAACTCGGGAGCGGAAATTGA